One window of the Chryseobacterium shigense genome contains the following:
- a CDS encoding carboxypeptidase-like regulatory domain-containing protein: MKFKLLFLLTTFFFIHANAQNYIFGKIISEDNAEIADVTVVNIRTDERAVTNRDGHFMVSGRAGDELRFVKAGYERIVKKVSKENIESPMNVTLARATILIPEVEVKQGITGDLKIDAKNLNRPKKVEKLVKDIDRYIAQKSDPRILAAKPGEFVQPKGQGFSIGKVKNKWDDIDLAGYLKTALGEEYFTDLKIDKPQIDHFISYVMAGGFERKNILKYGFCSDADLYRFQRFVLTRISSYRAPQTQK; this comes from the coding sequence GTGAAATTTAAACTACTCTTTCTTTTAACCACCTTTTTTTTCATTCATGCCAATGCCCAAAATTATATTTTCGGAAAAATAATTTCCGAAGATAATGCTGAAATTGCAGATGTTACCGTAGTTAATATCAGAACGGACGAAAGAGCAGTGACCAATAGAGACGGACATTTCATGGTTTCCGGAAGGGCAGGAGATGAATTACGTTTTGTAAAAGCAGGTTATGAACGCATCGTTAAAAAAGTTTCCAAAGAAAATATAGAATCTCCTATGAATGTTACCTTAGCGAGGGCTACAATATTAATTCCCGAAGTGGAGGTGAAGCAGGGTATTACAGGAGATCTTAAGATTGATGCAAAAAATCTCAACAGGCCTAAAAAGGTAGAGAAACTGGTAAAAGATATTGACCGGTATATTGCACAGAAATCAGATCCGAGAATACTGGCAGCAAAACCCGGAGAATTTGTACAGCCGAAAGGACAGGGCTTTTCTATAGGGAAGGTGAAGAATAAGTGGGACGATATTGATCTGGCCGGTTACCTGAAAACGGCTCTTGGTGAGGAATACTTCACAGATTTAAAAATAGATAAACCCCAGATAGATCATTTTATCAGCTACGTTATGGCAGGCGGATTCGAAAGAAAAAACATTCTGAAATACGGTTTCTGCAGTGATGCCGACCTCTATAGATTTCAACGGTTTGTATTGACAAGGATTTCTTCCTACCGGGCTCCACAGACTCAAAAATAA
- a CDS encoding SIMPL domain-containing protein, with protein sequence MNKNIIAVAVGALGFVLGLGFLGNAIKNRNKSENTISVTGLGTKQFTSDLITWSGSFSKNNSDLKAAYDELAIDRKVINDYLLSKGIKQNEIVFSSVDIQKQFRSYNDSNGNYVQGEFSGYNLTQKVSIESKEVVKIENLSRNITEIINRGIEFTSSAPSYFYTKLATVKQEMIASATKDAKERAEKIAENSGSSLGNLKKATMGVIQITEPNSNEDYSYGGTFNTSSKEKEANITIKLEYEVN encoded by the coding sequence ATGAATAAAAATATTATTGCAGTAGCAGTCGGGGCACTTGGATTTGTTCTCGGACTCGGATTTTTAGGAAATGCTATTAAAAACAGGAACAAATCTGAAAATACCATTTCCGTAACGGGATTAGGCACCAAACAGTTTACTTCCGATCTGATCACATGGTCCGGAAGTTTCTCCAAAAACAATTCGGATCTAAAGGCGGCTTATGATGAGCTGGCTATAGACAGAAAGGTCATTAATGATTATCTTCTTTCGAAAGGAATTAAACAGAATGAGATTGTATTTTCATCCGTTGATATTCAAAAACAGTTCAGGAGCTATAACGATTCTAACGGGAACTATGTGCAGGGTGAATTTTCAGGCTACAACCTTACCCAAAAAGTGTCTATTGAAAGTAAAGAGGTAGTGAAAATTGAGAATCTTTCCAGAAATATTACAGAGATCATCAACAGGGGCATTGAGTTTACTTCCTCAGCACCATCTTATTTTTACACTAAACTGGCAACGGTAAAACAGGAAATGATTGCCAGTGCAACCAAAGATGCCAAAGAAAGGGCAGAAAAAATTGCGGAAAATTCAGGAAGCAGCCTGGGAAATCTTAAAAAAGCAACGATGGGAGTGATCCAGATCACAGAACCTAATTCTAATGAAGACTATTCCTACGGCGGAACATTCAATACTTCCTCCAAAGAAAAAGAAGCCAATATTACCATTAAACTGGAATACGAAGTCAATTAA